DNA from Acidobacteriota bacterium:
CCATTCTTGAAAAGTGCGTTGACTTTGACTGGCCTGTGCTGGCGCACACTACCCCGGCGGAATGTGAGTACTTGGTGACGCGCGTGCCGGAGTGCAAATTTATGATGGCGCACGCGGGCGGCCAGCCGTTTGCCTTCGGCGACTGGAACCGAGCGATCATGATGGCCCAACGCTTTGAAAACCTCTATCTTGAAACGGCCAGCTCCACCCTTGACTCAGGTTTCGTGGAACATGCCGTTGCCGCGCTGGGACCGCAGAAGATTATTTTTGGGACCGATACGCCGCTCCTCGATCCGTTCGCGCAATTGACCAAAATCACTGAAACGCGAATCACGAAAGAAGAGCGGGCACTGATTATGGGCGGAAACATCCGGCGGCTCATGAGGATTGCGGCATGATCGTGGACATCTGCGCATATTTCGGCAAGTGGCCCTACTGGCCGGTTGATACCTGCACTCCGTCGGCGGTCGTGGAAGAACTGGACCGTTGCGGGATCGACCGGGCGGCCGTCGTTTCGACGCGCGGTTTGTTTGTCGGATGGGATGAAGGCAACCAGGAAACCGAGCAGGCCATTTGCAGATCCCCTCAACGGCTGCTGGGTTTTGCGTGTCTTGGTCCCCTGGAACTGAGCCATACCCTCCACGGCCACGAAATTGATTTTGACAATCTCCAGGCGCGTGGCTTCCGTGGAGTGCGGCTCTATCCTCAGCACCATACGTACCACCCTCTTTATGAGCCCTTTGTTGGGCATGTCCTGGAAGACGCTGCGGCACGCCAATGGCCGGTTCTGCTCCCGCTGCGTGTGATTATGAACTGGGGCCTGCCACAGCTCAGCCTGGATTGGATTGTAGCGCTTGTGGAGCGCCACCCACGCGTGCCGTGGATTTTGAGCGGCATCAATTATTTCCATGAACTTCAGGCGGCCGCTTCGCTGATGCAGCGGTTTTCCTCAGTGCATCTCGAAACCTCGAGCGTCCAGGGATTTAACGCTATTACAAAGCTGGTGGATCAATGCGGCGCCGGTAACCTGCTTTTAGGCACGGGGCTTCCGCTCCAGAATGGTGCCGCCAACCTTCAGAAAGTTCTACGGGCAAAGATTTCTGATGCCGCTCGTGAACAGATTCTGGAGACTAACGCCTGCCGCATATTGCGCATCGAAGGCGGCCAGTAGAATCCGGAGGAGGTCGATTGCGTTTTCTGCGTTTCTTTACAGGTGAAGGAGAGGTGCACCTTGGGCTCAAATACGAAGGGCGGGTCATGGACGTTACGCTGGCGGCGAGGCGTCTGTTAGCCAGAGACATCGAAAGCTTTACAGCATTCATGGCAGACAAGGGCGGGGGCCTGGAGCAGCTGTCGGCAATAGTTGCCTACGTTACAGGTGATGAAGCGCTCCAAGAGGAGGTCTTGATTCCGCCCGACGGTCTGCGACTGGACGCGCCACTGCGTGACGTTCGAAAGCTTCTGGCACTCGCTGGAAATTATCGCCAGCACATCGTTGAAAGCGGATTCAAAGATGTTGACGAGACGTCGCGGATCACGCCGCAGGTTTTTATGAAACCGCCATCCACCTGCATCGCAGCGCCCGGGAAACCCGTCCAAATCCGCCAGGCGAACAGTTTTGTCGATTGGGAAATTGAGCTGGCTGTGGTCGTCGGACAGCAAGGAAGGGACATCCCTCGCGAAAACGCCATGGAGTTTGTTTTCGGCTACACCATCTTGAATGACATCAGCGAGCGGAACTTCAATAGCCGGAAGTCCGACCGAAAAGTCCGGGAATTCGATCCGTTTTTTGACTGGCTGATGGGGAAATGGTTTGACGGTTTCTGCCCGCTCGGTCCGGAGGTGCTTACGGCTGATGAAATCCCAAACCCAAACGAGCTCGCCATTCGGCTCTGGGTGAACGGCCAGCTGATGCAGGACGCGAACACCTCTCAGATGATTTTCGGCATCCCTGAAACCATCAGTTACATTTCTCAGGTCCTGACGCTCGAGCCCGGCGACATCATTGCAATGGGCACGCCCGCGGGGGTTGGCAAAGGCCGCGGAATCAGCCTGGCGCCCGGCGACGTCATGCGGGGAGAAATCGAAGGGATCGGCGTGCTTGAAACGCCCGTGGTGCTTGCCAACAGCCCGGCATGAATAAAAAGGAAATGGTGATGGATAAGGTCAGGATTGGAATCATCGGCTCGGGGTTTATGGGCAGGACGAATGCGGAAACGGTGACCCGATATCTTGAAGGCGCCGAGCTTGTGGCGGTTGCAGGCGGGACTCGTGCGCCGCAGCTGGCCGGCGAATACCACGTGGCACATGAAGCCACGGTGCCACAGTTGCTGGAACGCCCGGACATCGACGCGGTTCTGATCAGTACACCGCATTCTGAACATGCATGGCAGACCATCCATGCTGCGGAACACGGGAAGCACATTCTGCTGGATAAACCTATGGCCACGACGATCGAGGACTGCGACCGGATTCTGGACGCCGTTCACAAGGCCGGCGTGAATCTGATGATCATGTTCGGCCAGCGTTTCCGGATCTGTAACCGCGAGGCCCGTCGGCTAATCCAGGAAGGCGCCATCGGCCGTGTCACCATGATTCAGGAACACATCCTCAATTGCGGCGGTCTTGCCTCACTCCCATCCTGGCAGAGCTTGCCGGAAAACTCTGGTACATTGCTTGCCCATGCCGTTCACAACATTGACCGTATCCGCTGGTTCAGTGGCCAGGAGGTCTCAAGCGTAGCGGCGCAAGTGCAGAAGGACGCCGCAAGCGGGAATGAGGTCTCAACGATGGCGGTCTTCGGCCTGAGCGGCGGAAGCATGGCGATGCTCTGGGAATCGTGGGCTATTCCCCAACCTGGATTTCCGCGCACGGCCTCGGCATCCAGGGTGGTGGGTGAGACCGGTATCCTGGACGTAGACGCGTACGGCGAGCTTCGCCTGGGACGTGATGGGAAATGGTCTGTCATCGCGCGGCAGGACGCAATCGATTGGAAAGGTAAAGGAATGCTGGATCCCGTCCGCCTGGAGGCGTACCGTTTGCAGCACCAGGAATTTATAGACAGCATCCGCAACGGACGCGCACCGACTGTTACCGGCCAGGACGGGCGCGCTTCGGTGGAAGCGGCGCTGGCTGCTTACCGTTCCGCGACAGAAGGCGTGACCGTCTGGTTACCCATGGGAGGAAAAAGCAAGTGAACGAGCAACTGGCATTATTCGGAGGACCCAAGGCGGTCTGTACGCCCCTGCCAACTTTTTTGGATTCTGCAGGGCGGACGTTCGGGCGTGAAGAAGAAGATCTTGTGCTTCAGACGCTCAGGTCCGGCTGCCTCAGCCGCAACGGCGGCACGATGGTGAAGTCATTTGAGAAGGATTTTGCCGCCCATCTGGGCGTCGGCCGAGCCGTGGCTTGCTCAAGCGGGACCGCGGCGGTGCATTTGGCGGTGGCGGCGCTCGATCCCGAACCGGGCGACGAATTCATCGTTCCACCCATCACGGACATCGGGTCGCTCGTCCCCGCCCTCTGGCAAAATTGCATTCCCGTATTTGCCGATGTGAATCCCGACACGATGAATATCGATCCCGATTCCGTTGAACAGAACATTACAGACCGCACGCGGGCGATCATTGCAGTCCATCTGGCAGGGCAGCCATGCGAGATGGCGCGACTGCGAGCTATTGCAGATCAACACCACATTGCGCTGATTGAAGACTGTGCCCAGGCTTATTGGGCAAAGTACGACGGGAAACTTGTAGGCACCCTCGGCGACATTGCTTGCTTCAGCCTGCAACAATCCAAGCACATTACCTGCGGCGAAGGGGGAATCATGGTGACGTCGCGGCCGGAGTTTGCAGATCGCGCCATTCTGTTTGCTGATAAAGCCTGGCCGCGCGATACAAAGAACTTGAGCGCTGCCCGGTTTCTGTTCCTGGCGCAGAATTACCGAATGAGTGAACTGCAGGGCGCGGTGGCG
Protein-coding regions in this window:
- a CDS encoding amidohydrolase; its protein translation is MIIDAHVHIGKSARLQISVNGEFLVSVADEMGFDKICCTDLTALFYDMHEGNQRLYEEMCRFPDRIVGYASLHSTRYGPEALDNLKRCHEVYGMKGLKIYSTPEASIAEPWTIPILEKCVDFDWPVLAHTTPAECEYLVTRVPECKFMMAHAGGQPFAFGDWNRAIMMAQRFENLYLETASSTLDSGFVEHAVAALGPQKIIFGTDTPLLDPFAQLTKITETRITKEERALIMGGNIRRLMRIAA
- a CDS encoding FAA hydrolase family protein, translated to MRFLRFFTGEGEVHLGLKYEGRVMDVTLAARRLLARDIESFTAFMADKGGGLEQLSAIVAYVTGDEALQEEVLIPPDGLRLDAPLRDVRKLLALAGNYRQHIVESGFKDVDETSRITPQVFMKPPSTCIAAPGKPVQIRQANSFVDWEIELAVVVGQQGRDIPRENAMEFVFGYTILNDISERNFNSRKSDRKVREFDPFFDWLMGKWFDGFCPLGPEVLTADEIPNPNELAIRLWVNGQLMQDANTSQMIFGIPETISYISQVLTLEPGDIIAMGTPAGVGKGRGISLAPGDVMRGEIEGIGVLETPVVLANSPA
- a CDS encoding Gfo/Idh/MocA family oxidoreductase, translating into MNKKEMVMDKVRIGIIGSGFMGRTNAETVTRYLEGAELVAVAGGTRAPQLAGEYHVAHEATVPQLLERPDIDAVLISTPHSEHAWQTIHAAEHGKHILLDKPMATTIEDCDRILDAVHKAGVNLMIMFGQRFRICNREARRLIQEGAIGRVTMIQEHILNCGGLASLPSWQSLPENSGTLLAHAVHNIDRIRWFSGQEVSSVAAQVQKDAASGNEVSTMAVFGLSGGSMAMLWESWAIPQPGFPRTASASRVVGETGILDVDAYGELRLGRDGKWSVIARQDAIDWKGKGMLDPVRLEAYRLQHQEFIDSIRNGRAPTVTGQDGRASVEAALAAYRSATEGVTVWLPMGGKSK
- a CDS encoding DegT/DnrJ/EryC1/StrS family aminotransferase, which encodes MYRQHPQRTRTDCYRPGRARFGGSGAGCLPFRDRRRDRLVTHGRKKQVNEQLALFGGPKAVCTPLPTFLDSAGRTFGREEEDLVLQTLRSGCLSRNGGTMVKSFEKDFAAHLGVGRAVACSSGTAAVHLAVAALDPEPGDEFIVPPITDIGSLVPALWQNCIPVFADVNPDTMNIDPDSVEQNITDRTRAIIAVHLAGQPCEMARLRAIADQHHIALIEDCAQAYWAKYDGKLVGTLGDIACFSLQQSKHITCGEGGIMVTSRPEFADRAILFADKAWPRDTKNLSAARFLFLAQNYRMSELQGAVALGQLPKVAGVAERRRQSAQRLSQMIAGMPGVRPPRVPSNTDPSYWLYMLRIDERRAGVPTQQFGEALVAEGVPCWVRYIVKPLYFSSLFSEMHTFGSSHYPFSSYGRQEYKAGLCPRAEEVLGEVIAIHWNENYRETHVEQIGAAITKVARHYAAEAAGGSAR